Proteins found in one Oreochromis niloticus isolate F11D_XX linkage group LG22, O_niloticus_UMD_NMBU, whole genome shotgun sequence genomic segment:
- the tmem79a gene encoding uncharacterized protein tmem79a, translating into MADLINNTSEELSFSPTGSSAEPQIAVSKKPKEHNSLEDKRKFTDEEEEEEEEEGEDDDVTSSAFLEPSTLPWSADKNRGALTDQDDGISSEKGGSELEERDTGISRGSQDLSEEQSQEEGDVKSKTKWRESMPEGERWRDDEIKVKQGDKEDGSLADDEDEEDEEEDEGGLTWVSEKSSPGFTPQVTILNHSTKEVPEESRQLREKEVEPEMEHDSVVEVYQEWTTNDDKYYLCEHICKEKLRVVLAMVAAAILFPFLVWGGYALIPFDSPKLESAPLRVLYTLRCAFFASVPILLGVVVQGLARLRYSAVKPLIQSNLLNIEVAVHWHYVNESLGLFLFYFLQLAVMATYISQDLIKLVPLLTIVFVFGRLIYWLCLSLGSSARGFGFGFSFFPILVMLGTNLYFVCSSMGQDGVFDVAPPTSAPPPRQRWWG; encoded by the exons ATGGCTGACCTAATCAACAATACAAGTGAGGAGCTGTCATTTTCACCTACTGGGTCATCTGCAGAGCCACAAATAGCAGTAAGTAAAAAGCCAAAAGAACATAACAGtttggaggacaaaagaaagtttacagatgaggaggaggaggaggaagaagaagaaggagaagatgaTGATGTGACCAGCTCTGCTTTTCTGGAGCCAAGCACTTTACCGTGGTCGGCAGACAAAAACCGCGGAGCCCTCACAGACCAGGATGATGGAATCTCGTCAGAAAAAGGAGGATCGGAGCTTGAAGAGAGGGACACGGGGATCAGCAGAGGGAGCCAGGACCTGTCAGAGGAGCAGAGCCAGGAAGAGGGCGATGTGAAGAGCAAGACCAAATGGAGGGAGAGCATGCCCGAGGGGGAGAGGTGGAGGGACGATGAGATTAAGGTGAAGCAGGGTGATAAAGAGGACGGCTCCCTCGCagatgatgaggatgaggaagatgaggaggaagacGAAGGGGGATTAACGTGGGTCTCGGAAAAATCATCTCCGGGTTTCACGCCACAAGTCACGATTTTGAATCACTCCACGAAAGAGGTCCCCGAGGAGAGCAGGCAACTCAGAGAGAAGGAGGTGGAGCCGGAGATGGAGCACGACTCCGTTGTAGAGGTTTACCAGGAGTGGACAACCAATGATGACAAGTACT ACCTGTGTGAGCATATCTGCAAGGAGAAACTGAGGGTGGTTTTGGCGATGGTGGCTGCAGCAATACTTTTCCCTTTCCTGGTGTGGGGTGGTTACGCCCTAATACCTTTTGATTCGCCAAAGCTTGAAAGCGCCCCCCTCAGGGTGTTGTACACACTACGCTGCGCATTCTTTGCCAGCGTGCCCATCCTGCTCG GCGTGGTGGTGCAGGGCCTCGCCCGGCTTCGTTACAGCGCGGTCAAGCCCCTCATTCAGAGTAACCTGTTGAACATAGAAGTGGCGGTGCACTGGCACTACGTCAACGAATCGCTTGGCCTCTTCCTCTTCTACTTCCTCCAGCTTGCTGTCATGGCAACCTACATCAGCCAGGACCTCATCAAACTGGTGCCGCTGCTCACCATCGTATTTGTTTTTGGCAG GCTGATCTACTGGCTCTGCCTCTCCCTGGGCAGCAGCGCCAGAGGCTTCGGCTTCGGCTTCTCCTTCTTCCCCATACTGGTCATGCTGGGCACCAACCTCTACTTCGTGTGCTCGTCGATGGGACAAGACGGCGTCTTTGATGTGGCGCCGCCCACCTCGGCTCCTCCACCCAGGCAGCGCTGGTGGGGTTAA